The following are encoded in a window of Natronoarchaeum philippinense genomic DNA:
- a CDS encoding GNAT family N-acetyltransferase, whose protein sequence is MDRHGLDSDVRPATDEDRLAVRRLLDAAVLAVERVDERLDAGDVLVAVVDGRVVGVAVLDPRSDGAHIDAIAVRRRRRGRGVGTALIEYARTKYGPLTAAFDADVRSFYESLGFAIEPIAEESERFEGVLE, encoded by the coding sequence GTGGACAGACACGGCCTCGACAGCGATGTCCGCCCGGCGACCGACGAGGATCGACTCGCCGTCCGGCGCCTGCTCGACGCCGCCGTGCTGGCTGTCGAACGTGTCGACGAACGGCTCGACGCCGGCGACGTGCTGGTCGCCGTCGTCGACGGACGCGTCGTCGGCGTCGCCGTGCTCGACCCACGGTCGGACGGCGCACACATCGACGCGATCGCAGTCCGGCGTCGACGCCGCGGCCGGGGCGTCGGGACGGCGCTGATCGAGTACGCCCGCACGAAGTACGGCCCGCTGACGGCCGCGTTCGACGCCGACGTTCGGTCGTTCTACGAGTCGCTGGGCTTTGCCATCGAGCCGATTGCGGAGGAAAGCGAGCGATTCGAAGGCGTTCTGGAGTGA
- a CDS encoding KH domain-containing protein, protein MQHVKIPQDRIGVLIGEGGATLREIEQRAEVRLDVDSENGSVGIEKTGDPVTALKGPDIVRAIGRGFAPEDAMSLLDDEMMMFDLIDVDAAARNKNDLKRKKGRLIGENGRTRELMEELTGASVVIYGTTLGTIGGPQQVEAVREAAEMILDGAPHGAVYSFLERKHNELKRQGMEYHQFTG, encoded by the coding sequence ATGCAGCACGTGAAGATTCCGCAGGACCGAATCGGGGTGTTGATCGGTGAGGGTGGTGCGACGCTGCGCGAGATCGAGCAGCGAGCCGAAGTCCGTCTCGACGTCGATTCCGAGAACGGCTCGGTCGGCATCGAGAAGACGGGCGATCCCGTCACGGCGCTCAAAGGGCCCGACATCGTCCGCGCGATCGGCCGCGGGTTCGCGCCCGAGGACGCCATGTCTCTACTCGACGACGAGATGATGATGTTCGATCTCATCGACGTCGACGCCGCCGCGCGCAACAAGAACGACCTCAAGCGCAAGAAGGGCCGGCTCATCGGCGAGAACGGCCGCACCCGCGAACTGATGGAGGAACTGACCGGCGCGTCGGTCGTCATCTACGGCACGACGCTGGGGACGATCGGCGGCCCTCAGCAGGTCGAGGCCGTCCGCGAAGCCGCTGAGATGATCCTCGACGGCGCCCCCCACGGCGCGGTGTACTCGTTCCTCGAACGCAAGCACAACGAGCTGAAACGCCAAGGGATGGAGTACCACCAGTTCACCGGCTGA
- the thsA gene encoding thermosome subunit alpha: MGNQPMIVLSEDSQRTSGKDAQSMNITAGKAVAEAVRTTLGPKGMDKMLVDSTGNVVVTNDGVTILKEMEIEHPAANMIVEVAETQEDEVGDGTTSAVVVSGELLGEAEDLLDQDIHATTLAQGYRQAAEEAKDILEDIAIEVDADDTEILEEIAATAMTGKGAENAKDLLAELVVNAVTSVADDGDVDTDNIKVEKIVGSTVENSELVEGVLVDKERVHENMPYLVEDADVAVLDDALEVQETEIDAEVNVTDPDQLQDFLDQEEEQLKEMVDQIVDAGADVVFAQDGIDDMAQHYLAEEGVLAARRVKSDDATKLARATGARVVSNVNDIESDDLGFAGSVSQQDVGGSQQILVEDVENAKSVTLLLRGGTEHVVDELERAIEDSLGVVSVTLEDGKVLPGGGAPETELALELRQFADSVGGREQLAVEAFADALEVGPRTLAENAGLDSIDSLVELRSEHDSGNEAAGLDAYTGDVIDMEEEGVVEPLRVKTQAIESATEAAVMILRIDDVIAAGDLKGGEVGNDDDDAGGPPAGGPGGAPGGMGGGMGGGMGGMM; this comes from the coding sequence ATGGGCAATCAGCCGATGATCGTACTTTCCGAGGACAGTCAGCGCACCTCCGGAAAGGACGCACAGTCGATGAACATCACGGCCGGCAAGGCCGTTGCCGAGGCCGTTCGGACCACACTCGGTCCGAAAGGCATGGACAAGATGCTCGTCGACTCGACGGGCAACGTCGTCGTCACGAACGACGGCGTCACCATCCTCAAGGAGATGGAGATCGAGCACCCGGCGGCCAACATGATCGTCGAAGTCGCCGAGACCCAAGAGGACGAGGTCGGCGACGGTACCACCTCCGCCGTCGTCGTCTCCGGCGAACTCCTCGGCGAGGCCGAGGACCTGCTCGATCAGGACATCCACGCCACCACCCTCGCGCAGGGGTATCGACAGGCAGCCGAAGAAGCCAAAGACATTCTCGAGGACATCGCCATCGAGGTCGACGCCGACGACACCGAGATCCTCGAGGAGATCGCCGCCACCGCGATGACGGGCAAGGGCGCCGAGAACGCCAAGGACCTGCTCGCCGAGCTCGTCGTCAACGCCGTCACGAGCGTCGCCGACGACGGCGACGTCGACACTGACAACATCAAGGTCGAGAAGATCGTCGGCTCGACCGTCGAGAACTCCGAGCTCGTCGAGGGCGTCCTCGTCGACAAGGAGCGCGTCCACGAGAACATGCCCTACCTCGTCGAGGACGCCGACGTTGCGGTGCTCGACGACGCGCTCGAAGTCCAAGAGACCGAGATCGACGCCGAGGTCAACGTCACCGACCCCGACCAGCTCCAGGACTTCCTCGATCAGGAAGAAGAGCAGCTCAAGGAGATGGTCGACCAGATCGTCGACGCCGGCGCGGACGTCGTGTTCGCCCAGGACGGCATCGACGACATGGCCCAGCACTACCTCGCCGAAGAGGGCGTGCTCGCGGCCCGCCGCGTCAAATCCGACGACGCCACGAAGCTCGCCCGCGCGACGGGCGCTCGCGTCGTGAGCAACGTCAACGACATCGAGTCCGACGACCTCGGCTTCGCCGGCTCCGTCTCCCAGCAGGACGTGGGTGGCAGCCAGCAGATCCTCGTCGAGGACGTCGAGAACGCAAAGTCCGTCACGCTCCTGCTCCGCGGCGGCACCGAGCACGTCGTCGACGAGCTCGAGCGCGCCATCGAGGACAGCCTCGGCGTCGTCAGCGTCACGCTGGAGGACGGCAAGGTCCTGCCCGGCGGCGGCGCCCCCGAGACCGAACTCGCCCTCGAACTGCGCCAGTTCGCCGACTCCGTCGGCGGCCGCGAGCAGCTCGCCGTCGAGGCCTTCGCCGACGCGCTCGAAGTCGGCCCGCGCACCCTCGCCGAGAACGCCGGGCTGGACTCGATCGACTCGCTCGTCGAGCTCCGTAGCGAGCACGACAGCGGCAACGAGGCCGCCGGCCTCGACGCCTACACGGGCGACGTCATCGACATGGAAGAGGAAGGCGTCGTCGAGCCGCTCCGCGTCAAGACGCAGGCCATCGAGTCCGCCACCGAGGCGGCCGTGATGATCCTGCGCATCGACGACGTCATCGCCGCAGGCGACCTGAAGGGCGGCGAAGTCGGCAACGACGACGACGACGCTGGCGGCCCGCCCGCGGGCGGCCCCGGCGGCGCGCCCGGCGGCATGGGCGGCGGTATGGGCGGCGGCATGGGCGGCATGATGTAA
- a CDS encoding ornithine cyclodeaminase family protein, with translation METLLLNGEDVDANAEIGAVIDAVERAFTAYERGDVQMPAKSYIELPQYNGDFRSMPAYVETDAWDAAGVKWVNVHPDNPEEYDLPTVMGTLIYSDPETAYPRSVMDGTELTMKRTGAAAAVATDQLAVEDATSLGLVGAGVQSYTQLNAIAEVRPIEEVVVADQDAERVADFVDAFEDRFDVRGGSISEAGHCDVLSTVTPVREPIVGVDDLGERTHVNAIGADAAGKHEIEDAVLTGAKLVIDDHEQCTHSGEINVPWSEGVLGEGDIHAELGAIVAGNAEGRTAVDGRTVFDSTGLAIQDVAAAHVVYENARENGDGYPFEMVNLD, from the coding sequence ATGGAGACGCTGTTGCTAAACGGGGAGGACGTCGACGCAAACGCCGAGATCGGTGCCGTGATCGACGCCGTCGAACGGGCGTTCACAGCCTACGAACGCGGCGACGTACAGATGCCCGCCAAGTCCTACATCGAGTTGCCACAGTACAACGGCGATTTCCGGTCGATGCCGGCGTACGTCGAGACCGACGCGTGGGACGCTGCCGGCGTCAAGTGGGTCAACGTCCACCCAGACAACCCCGAGGAGTACGACCTGCCGACCGTGATGGGGACGCTGATCTACTCCGATCCCGAGACGGCCTACCCCCGCTCGGTCATGGACGGGACGGAACTGACGATGAAGCGAACGGGCGCCGCGGCGGCCGTGGCGACCGACCAGCTCGCCGTCGAGGATGCGACGAGTCTCGGCCTCGTCGGCGCCGGCGTCCAGTCGTACACCCAGCTGAACGCCATCGCGGAGGTGCGCCCGATCGAGGAGGTCGTCGTCGCGGATCAGGACGCCGAACGCGTCGCCGACTTCGTCGACGCTTTCGAGGACCGCTTCGACGTACGGGGCGGGTCGATCTCGGAAGCCGGTCACTGCGACGTGCTCTCGACGGTGACGCCGGTGCGCGAGCCGATCGTCGGTGTCGACGACCTCGGCGAGCGCACGCACGTCAACGCCATCGGCGCCGACGCCGCCGGCAAACACGAGATCGAGGACGCGGTGCTGACCGGGGCGAAACTCGTCATCGACGACCACGAGCAGTGTACCCACTCCGGCGAGATCAACGTGCCCTGGAGCGAGGGCGTGCTGGGCGAGGGCGACATCCACGCCGAACTCGGCGCGATCGTCGCCGGGAACGCGGAGGGGCGTACCGCTGTGGACGGCCGCACTGTCTTCGACTCGACGGGGCTGGCAATTCAGGACGTTGCTGCGGCCCACGTCGTCTACGAGAACGCCCGCGAGAACGGCGACGGCTACCCCTTCGAGATGGTCAATCTCGACTGA
- a CDS encoding DUF7535 family protein: protein MSDADEEPSLPEKAYRTVTPGTHGRKDAEMDVIGWGLLLGLLILLIPLLPFILIVWLITKLLDAVSSGEE, encoded by the coding sequence ATGAGCGACGCGGACGAGGAGCCGTCGTTGCCCGAGAAGGCGTATCGAACGGTGACGCCGGGGACGCACGGGCGCAAGGACGCCGAGATGGACGTGATCGGCTGGGGGCTGTTGCTCGGACTGCTGATCTTGCTGATACCGCTGTTGCCCTTTATCCTGATCGTCTGGCTGATCACGAAACTCCTCGATGCGGTCAGCAGCGGCGAGGAGTAG
- a CDS encoding sugar porter family MFS transporter, with amino-acid sequence MSTTLTGPSTNERNPFVYVIGALAALTGLLFGFDTGVISGALLFIPDTFAMTSLFGISMDESLVEGFVVSGALVGAIVGAAVGGRLADRIGRRNVILVAAVVFFVGSAIMAVAPTIEWLFVGRVVDGVAVGLASMIGPLYISEISPADIRGGMVTLFQFAVTFGLLTSYLVNYAFAEDLLVTAVTNLAFEGAAVWRWMLGAGTVPAAALFVGMLFMPESPRWLFEQGRVEEARDVLASVRTGDQVDSELREIKEKAEVEDASLRDLLAPWVRPMLVVGVGLAAFQQLTGINTVMYYGPSILESTGFGASGSLLATVVIGVVNVTMTLVALLLIDRVGRRPLLLVGLVGMTVTLTGLGAAYFLPGLSGAVGLIAVASLMLYVAFFAIGLGPVFWLLNSEIYPLKVRGTAVGVTTVVNWAANLAVAQSFPVLVARIGEAGTFWTFAALSVAAFAFAYAFVPETTGRSLEEIEDDLRETALGGESRIDGAVGADDD; translated from the coding sequence ATGTCAACGACACTCACAGGACCGTCGACGAACGAACGAAATCCGTTCGTCTACGTCATCGGAGCGCTGGCGGCGCTGACCGGGCTTCTCTTTGGCTTCGACACCGGCGTCATCTCAGGGGCGCTGCTTTTCATCCCCGACACCTTCGCCATGACGTCGTTGTTCGGCATCTCGATGGACGAGTCGCTCGTCGAGGGCTTCGTCGTGAGCGGCGCGCTGGTCGGGGCGATCGTCGGCGCCGCCGTCGGCGGACGCCTCGCCGACCGGATCGGACGCCGAAACGTGATCCTCGTCGCCGCAGTCGTGTTCTTCGTCGGCTCGGCGATCATGGCCGTCGCGCCGACGATCGAGTGGCTGTTCGTCGGCCGCGTCGTCGACGGCGTCGCCGTCGGGCTGGCGTCGATGATCGGCCCCCTGTACATCTCCGAGATCTCGCCGGCCGACATCCGCGGCGGCATGGTGACGCTGTTCCAGTTCGCCGTCACGTTCGGCCTGCTGACCTCGTATCTGGTGAACTACGCGTTCGCCGAGGACCTGCTCGTGACGGCGGTGACGAACCTCGCGTTCGAGGGCGCCGCCGTCTGGCGCTGGATGCTCGGTGCGGGGACGGTTCCCGCCGCCGCCCTGTTCGTCGGCATGCTGTTCATGCCCGAAAGTCCGCGCTGGCTGTTCGAGCAGGGGAGAGTCGAGGAGGCACGGGACGTGCTCGCGTCGGTCCGGACGGGCGATCAGGTCGACTCGGAACTCCGCGAAATCAAAGAAAAAGCCGAGGTCGAGGACGCGAGCCTGCGTGACCTGCTCGCTCCGTGGGTCCGGCCGATGCTGGTCGTCGGCGTCGGGCTGGCGGCGTTCCAGCAGTTGACCGGCATCAACACCGTGATGTACTATGGTCCGTCGATTCTCGAATCGACCGGCTTCGGCGCCAGCGGCTCGCTGCTGGCGACGGTGGTCATCGGCGTCGTCAACGTGACGATGACGCTGGTCGCCCTACTGTTGATCGACCGTGTCGGCCGTCGGCCGCTGTTGCTGGTCGGACTCGTCGGGATGACCGTGACGCTGACCGGGCTCGGCGCCGCGTACTTCCTGCCCGGCCTCTCGGGCGCGGTCGGTCTGATCGCGGTGGCCAGCCTGATGCTGTACGTCGCGTTCTTCGCCATCGGCCTCGGACCGGTGTTCTGGCTGCTCAACTCCGAGATATATCCGCTGAAGGTTCGTGGCACCGCGGTCGGCGTCACGACGGTCGTCAACTGGGCTGCGAACCTCGCGGTCGCCCAGTCGTTCCCCGTCCTCGTCGCCCGGATCGGCGAGGCCGGCACGTTCTGGACGTTCGCGGCGCTGAGCGTCGCCGCATTCGCCTTCGCCTACGCCTTCGTCCCCGAGACGACGGGCCGGTCGCTCGAAGAGATCGAAGATGACCTGCGCGAAACCGCGCTCGGCGGCGAGTCGCGGATCGACGGCGCCGTCGGCGCCGACGACGACTGA
- the leuS gene encoding leucine--tRNA ligase — protein sequence MSKESYDHAAVEARWQEAWDDADVHRTPDEVEDPTYVLGMYPYPSGKLHMGHVRNYTITDAYARYRRMLGDDVLHPMGWDSFGLPAENAAKERDTNPRDWTFDCIDTMRDQMESMGFGYDWEREITTCKPEYYRWNQWLFRRFVEEGLAERRDADVNWCPDCETVLADEQVEGDDELCWRCGHPVEERELEQWFLQITEYADELLEDIDDLEGWPDSVRQMQRNWIGRQHGTELDFEVEGHGSVTAFTTRADTIHGATFFALAPDHPIAEELAEQDDAVHEFVEHEADPDGDEPNGVETDLVATNPVTGDEIPVYVADFVLSDVGTGALMAVPAHDERDHAFAEKMGIDIQPVIAPEPDEGEEPEAPDVSEEAYTDDGVLVNSGDYSGLDSETARQQITDDTEGAEHATQYRLRDWGISRQRYWGTPIPVVHCDDCGPVLVPEEDLPVELPEFVNTTGNPLDAAEEWKQTTCPDCGADATRETDTMDTFFDSSWYFLRYVSPDLSDAPFDLERANDWMPVDQYVGGIEHAVMHLLYSRFFTKVLADNEGLEHREPFSNLLAQGMVQLEGEKMSKSKGNVVSPQRIVEEYGADTARLFMMQAAQPERDFDWSEEGVKSTYRFLTRLKDTVETFDAEAADGDHDAVASYVADEIDAAVAVASDEYDELTFNEALREAQSLVRTLRQYRERGAVHAETFERGLSVAVRLLAPVAPHLAEELWSELGNDGFVAEAQWPAADADRQTVERRRNLVENTREDVRQIIDVAGIEDPERIDVVVTPEWKYDALGIAIESDADNLISELMQNGDIREQGDAAASYGQDLQQEREALTMTLDPDAEYEALEAAAWLVEREFEAPVDVVRAEAADDSVANKAEPGRPAIDIEE from the coding sequence ATGAGCAAGGAGAGCTACGACCACGCCGCCGTCGAGGCCCGCTGGCAGGAGGCGTGGGACGACGCGGACGTGCATCGGACGCCCGACGAGGTCGAGGACCCGACGTACGTCCTCGGAATGTACCCCTACCCCTCCGGCAAACTCCACATGGGCCACGTCCGAAACTACACGATTACGGACGCATACGCCCGCTACCGTCGGATGCTCGGGGACGATGTCCTCCACCCGATGGGCTGGGACTCCTTCGGCCTGCCCGCCGAGAACGCCGCCAAGGAACGGGACACCAACCCGCGGGACTGGACGTTCGACTGCATCGACACGATGCGCGACCAGATGGAGTCGATGGGCTTTGGCTACGACTGGGAGCGCGAGATCACCACCTGCAAGCCCGAGTACTACCGGTGGAACCAGTGGCTGTTCCGCCGGTTCGTCGAGGAGGGGCTGGCCGAGCGCCGGGACGCCGACGTGAACTGGTGTCCCGACTGTGAGACGGTGCTCGCCGACGAGCAGGTCGAGGGCGACGACGAACTCTGCTGGCGCTGTGGCCACCCCGTCGAGGAGCGCGAACTCGAACAGTGGTTCCTGCAGATCACCGAGTACGCCGACGAGTTGCTCGAGGATATCGACGATCTGGAGGGCTGGCCGGACTCGGTCCGCCAGATGCAGCGCAACTGGATCGGCCGCCAGCACGGGACGGAACTCGACTTCGAGGTCGAGGGCCACGGCTCTGTCACCGCCTTCACCACCCGCGCGGACACGATTCACGGCGCGACGTTCTTCGCGCTGGCGCCGGATCACCCGATCGCCGAGGAACTGGCCGAGCAGGACGACGCGGTCCACGAGTTCGTCGAGCACGAGGCCGACCCCGACGGCGACGAGCCAAACGGCGTCGAGACCGACCTCGTGGCGACCAACCCCGTCACCGGCGACGAGATCCCCGTCTACGTCGCCGACTTCGTCCTCTCGGACGTGGGGACCGGCGCGCTGATGGCCGTCCCCGCCCACGACGAGCGCGACCACGCCTTCGCCGAGAAGATGGGCATCGACATCCAGCCTGTCATCGCACCCGAACCGGACGAGGGCGAGGAGCCGGAAGCGCCCGACGTCTCCGAGGAGGCCTACACCGACGACGGCGTCCTCGTCAACTCCGGCGACTACTCCGGACTCGATAGTGAGACCGCCCGACAGCAGATCACCGACGACACCGAGGGCGCCGAGCACGCCACCCAGTACCGCCTGCGCGACTGGGGCATCTCCCGCCAGCGCTACTGGGGGACGCCGATTCCGGTCGTCCACTGCGACGACTGTGGCCCTGTCTTGGTTCCCGAGGAGGACCTGCCGGTCGAACTGCCCGAGTTCGTCAACACCACCGGGAATCCGCTCGACGCCGCGGAGGAGTGGAAACAGACCACGTGTCCCGACTGCGGCGCCGACGCCACCCGCGAGACGGACACGATGGACACGTTCTTCGACTCCTCGTGGTACTTCCTGCGGTACGTCTCGCCCGACCTGTCGGACGCACCCTTCGATCTGGAGCGGGCCAACGACTGGATGCCCGTCGACCAGTACGTCGGCGGCATCGAGCACGCCGTGATGCATCTGCTGTACTCCCGCTTTTTCACGAAGGTGCTGGCCGACAACGAGGGCCTAGAGCACCGCGAGCCGTTCAGCAACCTGCTCGCGCAGGGGATGGTCCAGTTGGAGGGCGAGAAGATGTCCAAGTCCAAGGGCAACGTCGTCTCGCCCCAGCGCATCGTCGAGGAGTACGGCGCCGACACCGCCCGCCTGTTCATGATGCAGGCCGCCCAGCCCGAGCGTGACTTCGACTGGAGCGAGGAGGGCGTCAAGTCGACCTACCGGTTCCTGACGCGCCTGAAAGACACCGTCGAGACGTTCGACGCCGAGGCCGCGGACGGCGACCACGACGCGGTCGCCAGCTACGTCGCCGACGAGATCGACGCCGCGGTCGCCGTGGCGTCCGACGAGTACGACGAGTTGACCTTCAACGAGGCGCTGCGAGAGGCCCAGTCGCTCGTTCGGACGCTCCGCCAGTACCGCGAGCGCGGCGCCGTCCACGCCGAGACGTTCGAACGCGGCCTCTCGGTTGCCGTTCGTCTGCTGGCGCCGGTCGCGCCCCACCTCGCTGAGGAACTCTGGTCGGAACTAGGCAACGACGGCTTCGTCGCCGAGGCCCAGTGGCCCGCGGCCGACGCCGACCGCCAGACCGTCGAACGCCGTCGCAACCTCGTCGAGAACACCCGCGAGGACGTTCGACAGATCATCGATGTCGCCGGGATCGAGGACCCCGAGCGTATCGATGTCGTCGTGACGCCCGAGTGGAAATACGACGCGCTCGGCATCGCCATCGAGTCCGACGCCGACAACCTGATCTCGGAACTGATGCAGAACGGCGACATCCGCGAACAGGGCGACGCCGCCGCGAGCTACGGGCAGGACCTCCAACAAGAGCGCGAGGCGCTCACGATGACGCTCGATCCCGACGCCGAATACGAGGCGCTGGAAGCCGCTGCGTGGCTGGTCGAGCGCGAGTTCGAGGCTCCTGTCGATGTCGTCCGCGCCGAGGCGGCCGACGACAGCGTGGCGAACAAGGCCGAGCCCGGCCGGCCCGCGATCGATATCGAGGAGTAA
- a CDS encoding Hsp20/alpha crystallin family protein, with translation MRGNPFEEFERMLERMNRQLGQFEGDLEMRTGVSSASVDVADHDEEFVVTVDLPGYETDDIDLTLTNDTVRIEAEREESTEEDDEDEQYIRRERRRQTVSRSVTLPDPVDETDVSASYNNGVLTVTLPKQHVDGDGHEIDIE, from the coding sequence ATGCGAGGGAACCCGTTCGAGGAGTTCGAGAGGATGCTAGAGCGGATGAACCGGCAACTCGGCCAGTTCGAGGGCGACCTCGAAATGCGGACGGGCGTCTCCTCGGCGTCGGTCGACGTGGCCGACCACGACGAGGAGTTCGTCGTCACGGTCGACCTGCCGGGCTACGAAACCGACGACATCGACCTGACGCTGACCAACGACACGGTCCGAATCGAGGCCGAGCGCGAGGAATCGACAGAAGAGGACGACGAGGACGAGCAGTACATCCGCCGGGAGCGGCGCCGACAGACAGTCAGCCGATCGGTGACGCTGCCCGACCCCGTCGACGAGACCGACGTGTCGGCGTCGTACAACAACGGCGTCCTGACGGTGACGCTGCCGAAGCAACACGTCGACGGCGACGGCCACGAGATCGACATCGAGTGA
- the pheA gene encoding prephenate dehydratase, whose product MNVVTLGPEGTYSHRAAQSISDTVDFRESVTAIVNAVADGEYDRGVVAIENSIEGSVTESLDALAEYEVAVVKEVVTPIRHALLAQNEEFDRIASHTQALAQCRGYLDERYPDADLEAVASTARGVELAREDPAVAGIAHPDNGGGDLEVLAEDIQDRTSNATRFFVLAPTEDRSPAGGKSTFVVYPNADYPGLLLDLLEPFADRDINLTRVESRPSGERLGDYVFHIDVAAGLYEDRTAQALTEIEHIAEDGWVRRLGSYDSEHVV is encoded by the coding sequence ATGAACGTAGTCACGCTGGGGCCCGAAGGAACCTACTCACACCGCGCGGCCCAGTCGATTTCCGATACGGTCGACTTCCGCGAATCGGTGACGGCGATCGTCAACGCCGTCGCCGACGGCGAGTACGACCGCGGCGTCGTCGCCATCGAGAACAGTATCGAGGGCAGCGTCACCGAGAGCTTAGACGCACTGGCGGAGTACGAGGTCGCCGTCGTCAAGGAAGTCGTGACGCCGATCCGTCACGCACTGCTCGCCCAAAACGAGGAGTTCGACCGCATCGCCAGCCACACGCAGGCGCTCGCGCAGTGTCGGGGCTACCTCGACGAACGGTACCCAGACGCCGATCTCGAAGCCGTCGCCAGCACGGCTCGCGGCGTCGAACTCGCCCGCGAGGACCCCGCCGTCGCCGGCATCGCCCACCCCGACAACGGCGGGGGCGACCTCGAGGTGCTCGCCGAGGACATTCAGGACCGGACCTCGAACGCGACGCGCTTTTTCGTGCTGGCGCCGACCGAGGACCGCTCGCCCGCCGGCGGCAAGTCGACCTTCGTCGTCTACCCGAACGCCGACTACCCCGGCCTGCTGCTCGACCTGCTCGAACCCTTCGCCGACCGGGACATCAACCTCACGCGCGTCGAGTCCCGTCCCAGCGGGGAGCGACTGGGCGACTACGTGTTCCACATCGACGTGGCGGCGGGTCTGTACGAAGACCGGACCGCACAGGCGCTGACCGAGATCGAGCACATCGCCGAAGACGGCTGGGTGCGACGCCTCGGCTCCTACGACTCCGAACACGTCGTGTGA
- the lpdA gene encoding dihydrolipoyl dehydrogenase — protein MVVGDIATGTDVLVIGGGPGGYVAAIRAGQLDLDVTLVEDDAVGGTCLNHGCIPSKALISATDVAHDAAHAEEMGIEADPEIDLGGMQDWKGGVVDQLTGGVEKLCKANQVNLVEGRAEFAGEHEARVVHGGDGQGAETIEFEHAVVATGSRPIEIPGFAYDDEPILDSRQALALESVPDSLVVVGAGYIGMELAGVFAKLGTDVTVIEMLDRALPTYEDDLARPVKKRAEELGVEFHFGQSASDWRRGDDGVVTVETEPADDADDGLELTAEKVLVAVGRQPVTDTVNLDAAGLEPNDGGFLETDEEARTDVEHIFAVGDVAGEPMLAHKGSKEGQVAAEVIAGEPAALDYQSIPAAVFTDPEIGTVGLTAEDAEDEGFEPMVGEFPFRASGRALTTGDSDGFVRLVADEESGLVLGGQVVGPEASELIAEIGLAVEMGATVEDIAATVHTHPTLSEAVMEAAENALGHAIHTLNR, from the coding sequence ATGGTCGTCGGAGACATCGCAACAGGAACGGACGTACTGGTGATCGGCGGCGGACCGGGCGGCTACGTCGCCGCGATCCGGGCCGGACAGCTCGATCTGGACGTGACGCTCGTCGAGGACGACGCCGTCGGGGGCACCTGCCTCAACCACGGCTGTATCCCCTCGAAGGCGCTCATCTCGGCGACCGACGTGGCCCACGACGCCGCCCACGCCGAGGAGATGGGGATCGAGGCCGACCCCGAGATCGACCTCGGCGGGATGCAAGACTGGAAAGGCGGCGTCGTCGACCAACTCACCGGCGGCGTCGAGAAGCTCTGCAAAGCCAATCAAGTCAATCTGGTCGAGGGGCGCGCGGAGTTCGCCGGCGAGCACGAGGCCCGCGTCGTCCACGGCGGTGATGGCCAAGGCGCCGAGACGATCGAGTTCGAGCACGCGGTCGTGGCGACGGGCTCGCGCCCGATCGAGATCCCCGGCTTCGCCTACGACGACGAGCCCATTCTCGACTCCCGGCAGGCGCTCGCGCTGGAGTCGGTGCCGGACTCGCTGGTTGTCGTCGGCGCGGGCTACATCGGCATGGAACTGGCGGGCGTGTTCGCCAAACTCGGCACCGACGTTACCGTCATCGAGATGCTCGACCGAGCGCTGCCGACCTACGAGGACGACCTCGCTCGCCCCGTCAAGAAACGCGCCGAGGAGTTGGGCGTCGAGTTCCACTTCGGCCAGAGCGCGAGCGACTGGCGCCGCGGCGACGACGGCGTCGTGACGGTCGAAACCGAGCCGGCTGACGACGCCGACGACGGGCTCGAACTCACCGCCGAGAAGGTGCTCGTCGCGGTGGGACGCCAGCCCGTCACCGACACGGTGAACCTCGACGCCGCGGGGCTCGAACCGAACGACGGCGGCTTCTTGGAGACCGACGAGGAAGCCCGGACCGACGTAGAGCACATCTTCGCCGTCGGCGACGTGGCCGGCGAACCGATGCTGGCTCACAAGGGCAGTAAGGAGGGGCAGGTCGCCGCCGAGGTGATCGCCGGCGAGCCCGCAGCGCTGGATTATCAGTCGATCCCCGCGGCGGTCTTCACCGACCCCGAGATCGGCACCGTCGGGCTCACAGCGGAGGACGCCGAAGACGAGGGCTTCGAGCCGATGGTCGGGGAGTTCCCGTTCCGTGCCAGCGGCCGAGCGCTCACGACCGGCGACTCCGACGGGTTCGTCAGGCTCGTCGCCGACGAGGAATCGGGGCTCGTCCTCGGCGGGCAGGTCGTCGGCCCGGAGGCCTCCGAGTTGATCGCCGAGATCGGACTGGCCGTCGAGATGGGCGCCACGGTCGAAGACATCGCCGCGACGGTCCACACCCACCCAACGCTATCCGAAGCCGTGATGGAGGCCGCCGAAAACGCGCTGGGCCACGCCATCCACACGCTGAATCGGTAG